From the genome of Spinacia oleracea cultivar Varoflay chromosome 2, BTI_SOV_V1, whole genome shotgun sequence, one region includes:
- the LOC110802991 gene encoding uncharacterized protein: MTCLSTTQYSLMINGAPTKLIQPKRGLRKGDPLSPILFTLCMEYFSRAMKAVGSHPDFQFHPRCRSLRLNHPCFADDLLMLCKGTPEVVQLMLDGFHCFSNTTCLQVNPNKSSLFCSGMNSQLQNHIIRLSGFNVGSISFTYLGVPISAKKLRGVECDLLIEKMVARIKIWSSKHISFAGRIQIVNSVLMNLICGLDHMLTIDRVLWLGTSSTTPKDRNRDQYTAPITASWAVKIVCKVKNIFIGKLQYSDWLTVNKYSIKGMYQNMCEAKPKTHWAKQVWNMYNVPRHRFTMWLASQDRLKTKARLVKVGIGVDSQCVWLGLCGHGSDLHITLCWLRRQVWDAMVPAALQTVKRVQLDTKGRIQQLIRKKVKSSDLDWFSAL, translated from the exons ATGACTTGTCTCTCAACAACTCAATACTCCCTAATGATCAATGGTGCTCCTACTAAGTTAATTCAGCCTAAGAGAGGCCTTAGAAAAGGAGATCCCCTCTCTCCTATTTTGTTTACATTGTGCATGGAGTATTTCTCCAGAGCTATGAAGGCTGTGGGGTCTCACCCTGATTTCCAGTTCCACCCAAGATGCAGAAGCTTGAGACTCAACCATCCatgttttgctgatgatttaCTTATGTTATGTAAAGGAACCCCTGAGGTTGTCCAACTCATGTTGGATGGTTTTCATTGCTTCTCCAACACCACATGCCTGCAAGTCAACCCCAATAAATCTTCCCTTTTCTGTTCTGGGATGAACTCTCAACTCCAAAATCACATTATTCGGCTGTCAGGGTTCAATGTTGGTTCTATTTCGTTCACCTATTTAGGTGTTCCCATCAGTGCTAAGAAATTGAGAGGGGTTGAATGTGACTTACTTATTGAAAAAATGGTGGCAAGAATTAAGATTTGGAGTTCCAAGCACATCTCTTTTGCTGGAAGGATTCAAATTGTCAATTCTGTTCTTATGA ATCTTATCTGTGGTTTGGATCATATGCTGACAATAGACCGGGTGTTGTGGCTTGGGACAAGCTCTACTACACCAAAA GATAGGAATCGGGATCAGTACACAGCTCCAATTACTGCAAGTTGGGCTGTGAAAATTGTTTGCAAGGTTAAGAACATATTCATTGGGAAGTTACAATATTCTGACTGGCTCACTGTTAACAAGTACTCCATCAAAGGAATGTACCAGAACATGTGTGAGGCTAAGCCTAAGACCCACTGGGCTAAACAGGTGTGGAACATGTACAATGTTCCAAGACATAGATTCACTATGTGGTTAGCTAGCCAAGACAGATTGAAGACAAAGGCTAGATTGGTTAAAGTTGGCATTGGTGTTGATAGCCAATGTGTT TGGCTGGGCCTTTGTGGTCATGGGAGTGATCTCCACATAACTCTGTGTTGGCTAAGAAGGCAAG TTTGGGATGCCATGGTGCCTGCTGCTCTGCAGACAGTGAAGAGAGTCCAGTTGGACACCAAAGGTAGAATTCAACAGCTGATTAGGAAGAAAGTCAAGTCTTCAGATTTAGATTGGTTTAGTGCTTTGTGA